In one window of Camelus dromedarius isolate mCamDro1 chromosome 7, mCamDro1.pat, whole genome shotgun sequence DNA:
- the PEG10 gene encoding LOW QUALITY PROTEIN: retrotransposon-derived protein PEG10 (The sequence of the model RefSeq protein was modified relative to this genomic sequence to represent the inferred CDS: inserted 1 base in 1 codon), translating to MRNKKLLKTKRRKGGRGGQDPGLHPHRSEATPGRSPPTPNLTLGPDCPPPPPPPPPNGPSSSSSSSSSSTSSAASCSGQRGQYIPNLAERRRDDLSEEINNLREKVMKQSEENNNLQNQVQKLTEENTSLREQVEPAPEDEEDDIELCGAAAAAAPATPIEEECPDDLPEKFDGNPDMLVPFMSQCQLFMEKSTRDFSVDRVRVCFVTSMMTGRAARWASAKLERSHYLMHNYPAFMTEMKHVFEDPQRREAAKRKIRRLRQGMGSVIDYSNAFQMIAQDLDWNEPALIDQYHEGLSDHIQAELSRLEVAKSLPALIGQCIHIERRLARAAAARKPRSPPRALVMPHVSSHHQVDPTEPVGGARMRLTQEEKERRRKLNLCLYCGNGGHYADNCPAKASKASPXGKLPGPAVEGPSATGPELIRSPQDDASSPHLQVMLQIHLPGRHTLFVRAMIDSGASGNFIDHEYVAQNGIPLRVKDWPILVEAIDGRPIASGPVVHETHDLIVDLGDHREVLSFDVTQSPFFPIVLGVRWLSTHDPNITWSTRSIVFDSEYCRYHCRMYSPIPPPLPPPAQPSFYYPVEGYRVYQPVRYYYVQNVYTPVDENVYPDHRLVDPNIEMIPGAHSIPSGHVYSLSESEMAALRDFVARNVKDGLITPTIAPNGAQVLQVKRGWKLQVSYDCRAPNNFTIQNQYPRLSIPNLEDQAHLATYTEYVPQIPGYPTYPAYATYPTYPVGFAWYPVGRDGHGRSLYVPVMITWNPHWYRQPPVPQYPPPQPPPPPPPPPPPPSYSTL from the exons aaacaaaaagctTCTGAAAACCAAACGCCGAAAGGGTGGAAGAGGAGGCCAAGATCCAGGCCTCCATCCCCACAGGAGTGAAGCTACACCTGGGaggtctcctcccaccccaaatcTCACCCTGGGGCCCGactgcccacctcctcctcctcctcctccccccaacggtccctcctcctcctcctcctcctcctcctcctccacctcctccgcCGCCTCCTGCAGCGGCCAAAGGGGCCAGTACATCCCCAACCTGGCAGAACGAAGACGGGACGATCTCTCTGAAGAGATCAACAACCTCAGAGAAAAGGTCATGAAGCAGTCTGAGGAGAACAACAACCTGCAGAACCAGGTGCAGAAACTCACAGAGGAGAACACCTCCCTCCGTGAGCAAGTGGAGCCCGCCCCCGAGGACGAGGAAGACGACATTGAGCTCTGTGGTGCTGCAGCCGCTGCTGCCCCAGCCACTCCGATCGAGGAAGAGTGCCCAGATGACCTTCCCGAGAAGTTTGACGGCAACCCAGACATGCTGGTTCCTTTCATGTCCCAGTGCCAGCTCTTCATGGAAAAGAGCACCAGAGATTTCTCAGTTGATCGCGTCCGTGTCTGCTTTGTGACAAGCATGATGACCGGCCGTGCTGCCCGCTGGGCCTCCGCCAAGCTTGAGCGATCCCACTACCTGATGCACAACTACCCAGCCTTCATGACTGAAATGAAGCATGTCTTTGAAGACCCTCAGCGGCGCGAGGCTGCCAAACGCAAGATCAGACGTCTGCGCCAAGGCATGGGGTCAGTCATCGACTACTCCAACGCTTTCCAGATGATTGCACAGGACCTGGATTGGAACGAGCCGGCACTGATTGACCAGTACCACGAGGGCCTCAGCGACCACATTCAGGCGGAGCTGTCACGCCTTGAAGTTGCCAAGTCACTGCCCGCCCTGATCGGCCAGTGCATCCACATCGAGAGAAGGCTGGCCAGGGCAGCTGCCGCCCGCAAGCCGCGCTCTCCGCCACGTGCACTGGTGATGCCTCATGTCAGCAGCCACCACCAGGTAGATCCTACCGAGCCCGTGGGAGGTGCCCGCATGCGCCTGacccaggaagaaaaagaaagacgcAGAAAGCTGAACCTGTGCCTCTACTGTGGGAATGGAGGTCACTACGCCGACAACTGTCCTGCCAAGGCCTCGAAGGCTTCGC GCGGGAAACTCCCCGGCCCCGCTGTAGAGGGACCTTCAGCGACCGGGCCGGAATTAATAAGGTCCCCACAAGATGATGCTTCATCTCCACACTTGCAAGTGATGCTCCAGATTCATCTTCCGGGCAGACACACCCTGTTCGTCCGAGCTATGATCGATTCTGGTGCTTCTGGCAACTTCATTGATCACGAATACGTTGCCCAGAATGGCATTCCTCTGCGAGTCAAGGACTGGCCAATACTTGTAGAAGCGATCGATGGACGTCCCATAGCATCGGGACCAGTTGTCCATGAAACACACGACCTGATAGTCGACTTGGGAGATCACCGTGAAGTGCTGTCATTTGATGTGACTCAGTCTCCATTCTTCCCCATCGTCCTTGGGGTGCGTTGGCTGAGCACACACGATCCCAATATCACGTGGAGCACCCGATCGATCGTCTTCGATTCCGAATATTGCCGATACCACTGCCGGATGTATTCTCCAATACCACCACCGCTCCCACCACCAGCACAACCTTCATTCTATTACCCAGTAGAAGGATACAGAGTTTACCAACCAGTGAGGTATTACTACGTCCAGAATGTGTACACTCCAGTAGATGAAAACGTCTACCCAGACCACCGCCTGGTTGACCCGAACATAGAAATGATCCCTGGAGCACACAGTATTCCCAGCGGACACGTGTATTCACTGTCAGAATCAGAGATGGCAGCTCTGCGAGATTTTGTGGCCAGAAACGTAAAAGATGGGCTGATTACTCCAACAATCGCACCAAACGGAGCCCAAGTTCTCCAAGTGAAAAGGGGATGGAAACTGCAAGTTTCTTACGACTGCCGAGCTCCCAACAATTTCACCATCCAGAATCAGTACCCTCGACTCTCTATTCCAAATTTAGAAGACCAAGCTCACCTGGCGACGTACACTGAGTATGTACCTCAAATACCAGGATATCCGACCTACCCTGCGTATGCCACGTACCCAACCTACCCAGTAGGATTCGCCTGGTACCCTGTGGGGCGAGATGGACATGGACGATCGCTCTATGTCCCCGTGATGATCACCTGGAATCCACATTGGTACCGCCAGCCTCCGGTGCCTCAGTATCCGCCACCGCAGCCACctccgccgccgccaccgccgccaccgccgccctcTTACAGCACCCTGTAA